From the genome of Kryptolebias marmoratus isolate JLee-2015 unplaced genomic scaffold, ASM164957v2 Scaffold72, whole genome shotgun sequence:
NNNNNNNNNNNNNNNNNNNNNNNNNNNNNNNNNNNNNNNNNNNNNNNNNNNNNNNNNNNNNNNNNNNNNNNNNNNNNNNNNNNNNNNNNNNNNNNNNNNNNNNNNNNNNNNNNNNNNNNNNNNNNNNNNNNNNNNNNNNNNNNNNNNNNNNNNNNNNNNNNNNNNNNNNNNNNNNNNNNNNNNNNNNNNNNNNNNNNNNNNNNNNNNNNNNNNNNNNNNNNNNNNNNNNNNNNNNNNNNNNNNNNNNNNNNNNNNNNNNNNNNNNNNNNNNNNNNNNNNNNNNNNNNNNNNNNNNNNNNNNNNNNNNNNNNNNNNNNNNNNNNNNNNNNNNNNNNNNNNNNNNNNNNNNNNNNNNNNNNNNNNNNNNNNNNNNNNNNNNNNNNNNNNNNNNNNNNNNNNNNNNNNNNNNNNNNNNNNNNNNNNNNNNNNNNNNNNNNNNNNNNNNNNNNNNNNNNNNNNNNNNNNNNNNNNNNNNNNNNNNNNNNNNNNNNNNNNNNNNNNNNNNNNNNNNNNNNNNNNNNNNNNNNNNNNNNNNNNNNNNNNNNNNNNNNNNNNNNNNNNNNNNNNNNNNNNNNNNNNNNNNNNNNNNNNNNNNNNNNNNNNNNNNNNNNNNNNNNNNNNNNNNNNNNNNNNNNNNNNNNNNNNNNNNNNNNNNNNNNNNNNNNNNNNNNNNNNNNNNNNNNNNNNNNNNNNNNNNNNNNNNNNNNNNNNNNNNNNNNNNNNNNNNNNNNNNNNNNNNNNNNNNNNNNNNNNNNNNNNNNNNNNNNNNNNNNNNNNNNNNNNNNNNNNNNNNNNNNNNNNNNNNNNNNNNNNNNNNNNNNNNNNNNNNNNNNNNNNNNNNNNNNNNNNNNNNNNNNNNNNNNNNNNNNNNNNNNNNNNNNNNNNNNNNNNNNNNNNNNNNNNNNNNNNNNNNNNNNNNNNNNNNNNNNNNNNNNNNNNNNNNNNNNNNNNNNNNNNNNNNNNNNNNNNNNNNNNNNNNNNNNNNNNNNNNNNNNNNNNNNNNNNNNNNNNNNNNNNNNNNNNNNNNNNNNNNNNNNNNNNNNNNNNNNNNNNNNNNNNNNNNNNNNNNNNNNNNNNNNNNNNNNNNNNNNNNNNNNNNNNNNNNNNNNNNNNNNNNNNNNNNNNNNNNNNNNNNNNNNNNNNNNNNNNNNNNNNNNNNNNNNNNNNNNNNNNNNNNNNNNNNNNNNNNNNNNNNNNNNNNNNNNNNNNNNNNNNNNNNNNNNNNNNNNNNNNNNNNNNNNNNNNNNNNNNNNNNNNNNNNNNNNNNNNNNNNNNNNNNNNNNNNNNNNNNNNNNNNNNNNNNNNNNNNNNNNNNNNNNNNNNNNNNNNNNNNNNNNNNNNNNNNNNNNNNNNNNNNNNNNNNNNNNNNNNNNNNNNNNNNNNNNNNNNNNNNNNNNNNNNNNNNNNNNNNNNNNNNNNNNNNNNNNNNNNNNNNNNNNNNNNNNNNNNNNNNNNNNNNNNNNNNNNNNNNNNNNNNNNNNNNNNNNNNNNNNNNNNNNNNNNNNNNNNNNNNNNNNNNNNNNNNNNNNNNNNNNNNNNNNNNNNNNNNNNNNNNNNNNNNNNNNNNNNNNNNNNNNNNNNNNNNNNNNNNNNNNNNNNNNNNNNNNNNNNNNNNNNNNNNNNNNNNNNNNNNNNNNNNNNNNNNNNNNNNNNNNNNNNNNNNNNNNNNNNNNNNNNNNNNNNNNNNNNNNNNNNNNNNNNNNNNNNNNNNNNNNNNNNNNNNNNNNNNNNNNNNNNNNNNNNNNNNNNNNNNNNNNNNNNNNNNNNNNNNNNNNNNNNNNNNNNNNNNNNNNNNNNNNNNNNNNNNNNNNNNNNNNNNNNNNNNNNNNNNNNNNNNNNNNNNNNNNNNNNNNNNNNNNNNNNNNNNNNNNNNNNNNNNNNNNNNNNNNNNNNNNNNNNNNNNNNNNNNNNNNNNNNNNNNNNNNNNNNNNNNNNNNNNNNNNNNNNNNNNNNNNNNNNNNNNNNNNNNNNNNNNNNNNNNNNNNNNNNNNNNNNNNNNNNNNNNNNNNNNNNNNNNNNNNNNNNNNNNNNNNNNNNNNNNNNNNNNNNNNNNNNNNNNNNNNNNNNNNNNNNNNNNNNNNNNNNNNNNNNNNNNNNNNNNNNNNNNNNNNNNNNNNNNNNNNNNNNNNNNNNNNNNNNNNNNNNNNNNNNNNNNNNNNNNNNNNNNNNNNNNNNNNNNNNNNNNNNNNNNNNNNNNNNNNNttcagcaggtttcagcaggtttcagcaggtttcagtggttgttcagcaggtttcagcagttgttcagcaggtttcagcaggtttcagcaggtttcagtgGTTGTTCAGAAggtttcagcaggtttcagcagttgttcagcaggtttcagcaggtttcagcaggtttcagcagttgttcagcaggtttcagcagttgttcagcaggtttcagcagtTGTTCAGCAACCAAGAACCACACGGAGAACCTGAGGAAAGATCCGTCCTGAAGACCTGGAGAGGGACTGAGTCCGTCCTGAGGAGGATGGAGGAAGACAAGATCTccaaataacagaaaaaggagaaaatatcaGCAAATAAGAAGCACAAAACCCACAGATCCTGTCTTCAGATTTGTTCTGGAAACCTCTCAGGGAGCCATCTTTAAATTGAGCACCTTGTAGATGTTGTGTTTTGGGTTCTTTGGTCCAGATGTTCCCTGACAGCTGGAAGAACTCCTCCTGTCTCTGCAGGAATAAAAACCTCGGATTGTCTCGAGGGAGGGAAGCAGACCTGGGTGACGTATCCAGCCTCTTTTAGACTCGTTACTCGGAGCCTTCCTCGTCCTCTTCATCAGTCTGTCAGCAGCAGATTTAAGGCATCTGATGTCGCCATGTCACCTCGCTCTGACTCCGCCCCTCTCCCGGTCAGGAGACCCTCTCATGAGTAAAACCGCCCTGTTCTCCAGGTGGAGCTTAGAAGGTGCTAAACTAACTGATGAAGATGCTGGAACTCTTCCTCTCAGATTTAGGGCGTTCCATTGGTTGCAGGCCTTtgacccccacccaccccccgtCCTGCTGATcctcgctctgattggctgcacCTCAGCGTTAGGTTATTATTGTGCACCAACAACATGGCGCACATTTCTGACGGATCTGAAAATAGATGTCCCGTTCCGGCACCTGCCCGAGACTCAGACAGAGGAAGGACAGATTTGATCCAGAACGGTGTCAGACGCATTAAATCCTTTCTGTCTTTAAGGGCGGGAACCGTCACCATCAGCGCTGCCAGGAAATTTATGAGCCTCGGTTAATGGAATGAAATGAAGTTTGTGTCAACATGTGGAAGAATCACTCCGTCTCAGTCTCATCCTAAAGGCTAGGAGACGGTTAGTGACATCATGAGTCAGTCCCCTGTCAGAGCACCTGTCTCTGTCCACAGAGTGTCCCTGATCCTGGACATGCAGGTGAACCcctcagctttttttcttctttgctcctctgctgctcctgcagaTTACAGGAGAGAAGAGTTTTAcgcctcttttctttttgtctctgtttttattctggaaATCTGGGAAATAACTCAACTCTTGGTTCATTCAGTCATGTTCagatgatattttaaaaaatgtttgtcttatCTTCTAATTTGTTACGCAGTTAGTTGTGTCTCCTCAGAGCGCTGAAGGAACATCTGAGAGTTTAACTtgggaataaaaacaatacttgAGTATTTAACAGCTTTAACTTCAGCTTCACGAgttaaaagagaataaaatactttttactaTAAACTCAATGTCTTTTTCTTCcagatgtttattattttaatgctctggttttattaaatacaaaagTTTCCTTTTCATcgacatttaattatttattctaTCAAaaaaccagaagacttctggaccagaaccagaaccagagcagaagacagatgtttacccagaatgcactgcagctgtcagcacggtggtggagggctgatggtttgggctcctctgcagaccagaggacagatgtttacccagaatgcactgcagctgtcagcacggtggtggagggctgatggtttgggctgattctggagtcagatgtgaggctgaatgatcccaaacacagcagaacggtccagaaccagaaccagaacctcagagagctgagcagaaaccaacgctggaaagaagagtgggccacaactcctccacaaccaagaacccactgagagttctgctggaggaggttctgctgggtcaggagcagGAACCAGGTTCTGACCCAACAGCATGTAATGCAGGAAGTACTACATGAAGTACTGCAGGAAGTACTGCAGGAAGTACTACATGAAGTACTGCAGGAAGTACTGCATGAAGTACTGCATGAAGTACTACATGAAGTACTGCATGAAGTACTGCAGGAAGTACTGCATGAAGTACTACATGAAGTACTGCATGAAGTACTGCATGAAGTACTACATGATGTAGTCGGCCATAATCTGCAGGtgtatttgtctcattttaaaactgaaacactgatCTTTAATTAAACAGCAGAATCTAGAtcttgtgcgtgtgtgtgcgtgcgcgtgcGCGCATGCGTGTGTTTACATAATTTCAATCTACTGAAATTTTCCAGCTGATCTGGGTGCAGATAAGACTTCATCGGGGTCTATCTGTGATGTTTTATCTCTTTTCTTCTCTCGGAACTTTCCCACATTAAACACTTGGACCATAAAAGGACAAACCTCCGAGTTTAACCCGAGGAGGAGCTCTGCTGCCGGGCGTCAGCCCGAGCGGGGCCGAGCGGAGCAGAGCCGATCAGACCCGAGCGGAGCAGACCCCAGCAGACCCGAGTAGAGCCGAGCGGAGCCGAGCGGAGCCGAGCGGAGCCGAGCGGAGCCGAGCGGAGCCGAGCCTCCACCTGCCGCCGCACAGCGCGCCTCCGCTCCGCTCAGTggactcagcagcagcagctccgtgtttctgctctgctgaCAAGTTTTTAtggaaaactaaatgtttggtTTCCGGTTTTACCTGGCGgctgagttttaaaccaagaagctctgaggaggagaaaccaagtttattatttaaacctggTTTATTTCCTGTCAGAACCGGGTCAGCCTCCACAGATTACCTGCCAGCGAGCGAGCAGCGCGATGACTCTGTGGACTAACGGCTCTCTGCTGGACCCGGACCCGAACCCGGACCCGGACCCCTCCAACCGGACCGAGCAGGACCACTCTCTGGACCTGAGCCGTGCGGTGCCGGTCGGTGTGGTTCTGGCCTCCTTCATCTCGTTCGCCATCGTGGGAAACATCCTGGTGATCCTGGCGGTGGTGTGTAACCGACACCTGCGGACCCCCACCAACTACTTCATCACCAACCTGGCCATGGCCGACCTGCTGCTGGGGACCACCGTGCTGCCCGTGTCCGCCACGCTGGAGGTCAGTGCGGGTCCGAGCCCGAACCGGTCCCTTATCCAGAACCGGTCCCTGATCCCTCAGATTCACTCAGTCACAGCTGGTTAACGGGTGATCCTTCACTCGGTCACAGCTGGTTAACGGGTGATCCTTCACTCTGTCACCGCTGGTTAACGGGTGATCCTTCACTCGGTCACAGCTGGTTAACGGGTGATCCTTCACTCGGTCACAGCTGGTTAACGGGTGATCCTTCACTCTGTTACCGCTGGTTAACGGGTGATCCTTCACTCGGTCACAGCTGGTTAACGGGTGATCCTTCCAGCAGCAGTATTAGTCAGACCTTCTTGATGAACCTGGGGCCCTCAGACTTTGAGTCAGGGATGACTTGATACAGACTCTGAGAACCTGAGTCTCCATCAGGACCAGAGCTCTGACTGAAccctccccctccacctccaccctgcAGACATCGATGGTGTTCGGGTTTCAGTGTGAGGTAaccagtcctgtttggagctctaaatcCATACCCTGAAAAATAGCCTAccatttgttgaaggaatgcttatcacccgccagGTTTAGcctgagatcatctcatgagTTTTAGCTGTTCGGGTCAAACTATGAAGAGATTTTACACAAACCTTTGAGATGTTTGTTGAGGacgactgtcagctactgccacacaacctttagatacttttagcttgccttaTGCTaccttagcttttagcttctgtctcTACTGCGTGtgatccttttagctttcagctagcgtTCTGCTCCTCTGATCTTTTAGTTCCTCCAGCAGATTTCAGCCTCTGTGTTTTAGCAGGAAGTGGTCATTCCTCAGGTTCTAGTGTTCAAATCGACCTGAAGGCGTGAGAAACACGAT
Proteins encoded in this window:
- the LOC112450146 gene encoding alpha-1B adrenergic receptor-like — encoded protein: MTLWTNGSLLDPDPNPDPDPSNRTEQDHSLDLSRAVPVGVVLASFISFAIVGNILVILAVVCNRHLRTPTNYFITNLAMADLLLGTTVLPVSATLEVLDYWVFGRIFCDIWAAVDVLCCTASIMSLCVISIDRYIGVRYPLQYPVIVTRRRALLAMLGVWILSVVISIGPLLGWKEAP